A genome region from Streptomyces sp. NBC_01296 includes the following:
- a CDS encoding MoaD/ThiS family protein, translating into MSVNVRIPTILRTYTGGQAEVTAEGANLSEVIASLEASHPGIAARVLDDQGKLRRFVNVYVNDDDVRFEGGLDAVTPDGAGVSIIPAVAGGC; encoded by the coding sequence ATGAGCGTCAACGTCCGCATCCCCACCATCCTGCGCACCTACACCGGCGGCCAGGCCGAGGTCACCGCCGAGGGCGCGAACCTCTCCGAGGTCATCGCCTCCCTGGAGGCGAGCCACCCGGGCATCGCCGCCCGCGTCCTGGACGACCAGGGCAAGCTGCGCCGCTTCGTGAACGTCTACGTCAACGACGACGACGTGCGCTTCGAGGGCGGCCTGGACGCGGTGACGCCGGACGGCGCCGGCGTCTCGATCATTCCCGCCGTCGCCGGCGGCTGCTGA
- a CDS encoding cold-shock protein, producing MAQGTVKWFNAEKGYGFIAVDGGADVFVHYSAIQMDGYRTLEEGQRVEFEISQGQKGPQADMVKLAV from the coding sequence ATGGCTCAGGGCACCGTCAAGTGGTTCAACGCGGAGAAGGGCTACGGCTTCATCGCGGTCGACGGTGGTGCGGATGTGTTCGTCCACTACAGCGCCATCCAGATGGACGGGTACCGCACCCTTGAAGAGGGTCAGCGGGTCGAGTTCGAGATCTCGCAGGGCCAGAAGGGTCCGCAGGCGGACATGGTCAAGCTCGCCGTCTAG